A portion of the Manihot esculenta cultivar AM560-2 chromosome 2, M.esculenta_v8, whole genome shotgun sequence genome contains these proteins:
- the LOC110609628 gene encoding uncharacterized protein LOC110609628 isoform X7 translates to MLVIVSLLGASRMLQWMGGSRKKVTTSRKSIQKRQKQYFEQRRRQLQQQTAGLEMSEGGGYKCSENYKEHRSLDVLNLLNFSTSFQDCKPCCPSGRKDSKVNTSTVKNHIDPPIILASTVCPFSSLEITEASSQSGSQVETLSTKKVLLSSPDDLSNALYDPDNKSDFGRKATQQRLGKVGTETPPHSPRQLDRYITYGFSSPLETVEHNSSRNLSSVLNDLELEVDAIMQDIGIPPFESSLEFSTMIEDSCGQLKKNSSEVRDCRKLRGRDSKLRSRFSIEQEFCNTRIDNEDLWDDFLKYGDEEMPNYAFGDPYKLEKRDCKKATKRFNFLDSPAQNHHTSENDYDLMTSKEARHHLVGTDFDSGNATAHSDWSCFVLEDAKENLSLLSEESCSSTAVRDEVTDISQVNYIARDTNRHQNAFDGAHFKHGAKKVLAKEKCLKNKNNLKKGNNPCWSGKRVQRPTLLEPRLAHNLNHLSQEKIGQRGSWLFEEGYRSTDMNLDHSSVCQTSKTQRPSSGSKPLNEGTFGMFLVPEPHIEVKFSFNRSKHGSPFKCSPHGSCISEKCAFCQSSCHKRYNVSSTLSNCELGAIAPDIFPESSDFELESRPPHSSQDAVSEGEKLILELSSVRSISKCEENNSESQQANDNNIMPQSGLECKELKDATLETLSSAKISAKPDSSIGGRVCLMNSGL, encoded by the exons ATGCTCGTAA TAGTTTCTCTATTAGGAGCTTCCAGAATGTTGCAATGGATGGGAGGATCAAGGAAGAAAGTGACAACT TCAAGGAAGTCCATACAGAAGAG GCAAAAGCAATACTTTGAACAACGGAGGCGGCAACTGCAGCAACAAACAGCTGGGTTGGAGATGTCTGAAGGGGGAGGATATAAATGTTCAGAAAATTACAAAGAGCATAGGTCATTGGATGTTCTCAATTTGCTAAACTTTTCAACCAGTTTCCAAGACTGCAAACCTTGTTGCCCTAGTG GAAGGAAAGATTCAAAAGTCAATACTTCAACAGTCAAGAATCATATAGATCCACCAATAATTCTAGCCAGCACAGTCTGCCCGTTCAGTTCTTTAGAAATTACGGAAGCAA GTTCTCAATCAGGCAGCCAAGTGGAGACTCTATCCACAAAGAA GGTTCTACTCAGTTCTCCAGATGATCTCAGCAATGCTCTCTATGATCCTGATAATAAATCGGACTTTGGGAGGAAAGCAACTCAACAAc GTTTGGGTAAAGTGGGCACAGAAACACCACCACACTCACCACGACAACTTGACAG ATATATTACCTATGGTTTCTCCTCACCGTTGGAGACTGTAGAGCATAACTCATCAAGGAACCTTAGTTCTGTATTGAATGATTTAGAACTTGAGGTG GATGCAATAATGCAAGATATTGGAATTCCTCCTTTTGAAAGTTCCTTAGAATTTTCAACGATGATTGAGGATTCATGTGGCCAGCTAAAGAAGAATTCATCTGAGGTCAGAGACTGCAGGAAACTTCGCGGACGGGATAGTAAATTAAGAAGCCGATTCTCTATTGAACAAGAATTTTGTAATACCAGAATTGATAATGAAGACTTATGGGATG ATTTCTTGAAATATGGAGATGAGGAAATGCCAAATTATGCATTTGGGGATCCGTATAAGCTGGAGAAAAG GGACTGTAAGAAAGCAACTAAAAGATTCAATTTTTTAg ATTCTCCTGCTCAAAACCACCATACATCAGAGAATGATTATGATTTAATGACTTCGAAAGAAGCAAG GCATCATTTGGTGGGCACTGATTTTGACTCTGGAAATGCAACTGCACATTCTGACTGGTCTTGCTTTGTTTTGGAAGATGCAAAGGAAAATTTGAGTTTGTTGAG TGAGGAGTCATGCTCATCTACAGCAg TGAGGGATGAGGTGACTGATATTTCACAAGTGAACTACATAGCAAGAGACACCAATAGACATCAAAATGCTTTTGATGGTGCTCACTTTAAGCATGGTGCTAAAAAGGTACTTGCCAAAGAAAAGTGTTTGAAAAATAAGAATAACCTTAAAAAAGGAAACAATCCTTGTTGGTCAGGAAAACGTGTGCAGAGGCCAACTTTGTTAGAGCCCCGATTAGCCCATAATTTAAATCATCTTTCCCAAGAGAAAATAGGACAACGTGGAAGTTGGTTGTTTGAAGAAGGATATAGGTCAACTGACATGAATTTGGATCACAGTTCTGTATGTCAAACCTCCAAAACACAACGTCCTTCCTCAGGGTCCAAGCCTTTGAATGAAGGTACCTTTGGCATGTTCCTTGTCCCTGAGCCACACATCGAAGTCAAATTCTCTTTCAATAGATCCAAACATGGTAGTCCTTTTAAATGTTCACCTCATGGCAGTTGTATCTCTGAAAAGTGTGCTTTTTGTCAATCATCTTGTCACAAACGCTATAATGTTTCTTCTACATTATCAAATTGTGAGTTGGGAGCAATCGCGCCAGATATTTTTCCAGAGTCTTCAGATTTTGAATTGGAAAGCCGCCCTCCACATTCATCGCAAGATGCTGTTTCTGAAGGAGAGAAATTGATTTTGGAATTATCATCAGTGAGAAGTATTAGCAAATGTGAAGAAAATAACTCAGAATCTCAGCAAGCCAATGACAATAATATCATGCCTCAATCTGGCCTTGAGTGCAAGGAGTTAAAGGATGCAACTTTAGAGACATTGTCTTCTGCAAAGATCTCTGCCAAGCCTGACAGCAGTATAGGTGGTAGAGTATGTCTAATGAACTCTGGACTGTAA
- the LOC110609628 gene encoding uncharacterized protein LOC110609628 isoform X9, with translation MLVIVSLLGASRMLQWMGGSRKKVTTSRKSIQKRQKQYFEQRRRQLQQQTAGLEMSEGGGYKCSENYKEHRSLDVLNLLNFSTSFQDCKPCCPSGSQSGSQVETLSTKKVLLSSPDDLSNALYDPDNKSDFGRKATQQQLSFFDLLGDDDSDRNLEGTLAPEAHVAFSVDGLGKVGTETPPHSPRQLDRYITYGFSSPLETVEHNSSRNLSSVLNDLELEVDAIMQDIGIPPFESSLEFSTMIEDSCGQLKKNSSEVRDCRKLRGRDSKLRSRFSIEQEFCNTRIDNEDLWDDFLKYGDEEMPNYAFGDPYKLEKRDCKKATKRFNFLDSPAQNHHTSENDYDLMTSKEARHHLVGTDFDSGNATAHSDWSCFVLEDAKENLSLLSEESCSSTAVRDEVTDISQVNYIARDTNRHQNAFDGAHFKHGAKKVLAKEKCLKNKNNLKKGNNPCWSGKRVQRPTLLEPRLAHNLNHLSQEKIGQRGSWLFEEGYRSTDMNLDHSSVCQTSKTQRPSSGSKPLNEGTFGMFLVPEPHIEVKFSFNRSKHGSPFKCSPHGSCISEKCAFCQSSCHKRYNVSSTLSNCELGAIAPDIFPESSDFELESRPPHSSQDAVSEGEKLILELSSVRSISKCEENNSESQQANDNNIMPQSGLECKELKDATLETLSSAKISAKPDSSIGGRVCLMNSGL, from the exons ATGCTCGTAA TAGTTTCTCTATTAGGAGCTTCCAGAATGTTGCAATGGATGGGAGGATCAAGGAAGAAAGTGACAACT TCAAGGAAGTCCATACAGAAGAG GCAAAAGCAATACTTTGAACAACGGAGGCGGCAACTGCAGCAACAAACAGCTGGGTTGGAGATGTCTGAAGGGGGAGGATATAAATGTTCAGAAAATTACAAAGAGCATAGGTCATTGGATGTTCTCAATTTGCTAAACTTTTCAACCAGTTTCCAAGACTGCAAACCTTGTTGCCCTAGTG GTTCTCAATCAGGCAGCCAAGTGGAGACTCTATCCACAAAGAA GGTTCTACTCAGTTCTCCAGATGATCTCAGCAATGCTCTCTATGATCCTGATAATAAATCGGACTTTGGGAGGAAAGCAACTCAACAAc AATTATCGTTCTTTGATTTGCTTGGTGATGATGATTCAGATAGAAATTTAGAAGGAACTCTAGCTCCTGAAGCTCATGTTGCATTTTCAGTTGATG GTTTGGGTAAAGTGGGCACAGAAACACCACCACACTCACCACGACAACTTGACAG ATATATTACCTATGGTTTCTCCTCACCGTTGGAGACTGTAGAGCATAACTCATCAAGGAACCTTAGTTCTGTATTGAATGATTTAGAACTTGAGGTG GATGCAATAATGCAAGATATTGGAATTCCTCCTTTTGAAAGTTCCTTAGAATTTTCAACGATGATTGAGGATTCATGTGGCCAGCTAAAGAAGAATTCATCTGAGGTCAGAGACTGCAGGAAACTTCGCGGACGGGATAGTAAATTAAGAAGCCGATTCTCTATTGAACAAGAATTTTGTAATACCAGAATTGATAATGAAGACTTATGGGATG ATTTCTTGAAATATGGAGATGAGGAAATGCCAAATTATGCATTTGGGGATCCGTATAAGCTGGAGAAAAG GGACTGTAAGAAAGCAACTAAAAGATTCAATTTTTTAg ATTCTCCTGCTCAAAACCACCATACATCAGAGAATGATTATGATTTAATGACTTCGAAAGAAGCAAG GCATCATTTGGTGGGCACTGATTTTGACTCTGGAAATGCAACTGCACATTCTGACTGGTCTTGCTTTGTTTTGGAAGATGCAAAGGAAAATTTGAGTTTGTTGAG TGAGGAGTCATGCTCATCTACAGCAg TGAGGGATGAGGTGACTGATATTTCACAAGTGAACTACATAGCAAGAGACACCAATAGACATCAAAATGCTTTTGATGGTGCTCACTTTAAGCATGGTGCTAAAAAGGTACTTGCCAAAGAAAAGTGTTTGAAAAATAAGAATAACCTTAAAAAAGGAAACAATCCTTGTTGGTCAGGAAAACGTGTGCAGAGGCCAACTTTGTTAGAGCCCCGATTAGCCCATAATTTAAATCATCTTTCCCAAGAGAAAATAGGACAACGTGGAAGTTGGTTGTTTGAAGAAGGATATAGGTCAACTGACATGAATTTGGATCACAGTTCTGTATGTCAAACCTCCAAAACACAACGTCCTTCCTCAGGGTCCAAGCCTTTGAATGAAGGTACCTTTGGCATGTTCCTTGTCCCTGAGCCACACATCGAAGTCAAATTCTCTTTCAATAGATCCAAACATGGTAGTCCTTTTAAATGTTCACCTCATGGCAGTTGTATCTCTGAAAAGTGTGCTTTTTGTCAATCATCTTGTCACAAACGCTATAATGTTTCTTCTACATTATCAAATTGTGAGTTGGGAGCAATCGCGCCAGATATTTTTCCAGAGTCTTCAGATTTTGAATTGGAAAGCCGCCCTCCACATTCATCGCAAGATGCTGTTTCTGAAGGAGAGAAATTGATTTTGGAATTATCATCAGTGAGAAGTATTAGCAAATGTGAAGAAAATAACTCAGAATCTCAGCAAGCCAATGACAATAATATCATGCCTCAATCTGGCCTTGAGTGCAAGGAGTTAAAGGATGCAACTTTAGAGACATTGTCTTCTGCAAAGATCTCTGCCAAGCCTGACAGCAGTATAGGTGGTAGAGTATGTCTAATGAACTCTGGACTGTAA
- the LOC110609628 gene encoding uncharacterized protein LOC110609628 isoform X1 — translation MLVIVSLLGASRMLQWMGGSRKKVTTSRKSIQKRQKQYFEQRRRQLQQQTAGLEMSEGGGYKCSENYKEHRSLDVLNLLNFSTSFQDCKPCCPSGRKDSKVNTSTVKNHIDPPIILASTVCPFSSLEITEASSQSGSQVETLSTKKVLLSSPDDLSNALYDPDNKSDFGRKATQQQLSFFDLLGDDDSDRNLEGTLAPEAHVAFSVDGLGKVGTETPPHSPRQLDRYITYGFSSPLETVEHNSSRNLSSVLNDLELEVDAIMQDIGIPPFESSLEFSTMIEDSCGQLKKNSSEVRDCRKLRGRDSKLRSRFSIEQEFCNTRIDNEDLWDDFLKYGDEEMPNYAFGDPYKLEKRDCKKATKRFNFLDSPAQNHHTSENDYDLMTSKEARHHLVGTDFDSGNATAHSDWSCFVLEDAKENLSLLSEESCSSTAVRDEVTDISQVNYIARDTNRHQNAFDGAHFKHGAKKVLAKEKCLKNKNNLKKGNNPCWSGKRVQRPTLLEPRLAHNLNHLSQEKIGQRGSWLFEEGYRSTDMNLDHSSVCQTSKTQRPSSGSKPLNEGTFGMFLVPEPHIEVKFSFNRSKHGSPFKCSPHGSCISEKCAFCQSSCHKRYNVSSTLSNCELGAIAPDIFPESSDFELESRPPHSSQDAVSEGEKLILELSSVRSISKCEENNSESQQANDNNIMPQSGLECKELKDATLETLSSAKISAKPDSSIGGRVCLMNSGL, via the exons ATGCTCGTAA TAGTTTCTCTATTAGGAGCTTCCAGAATGTTGCAATGGATGGGAGGATCAAGGAAGAAAGTGACAACT TCAAGGAAGTCCATACAGAAGAG GCAAAAGCAATACTTTGAACAACGGAGGCGGCAACTGCAGCAACAAACAGCTGGGTTGGAGATGTCTGAAGGGGGAGGATATAAATGTTCAGAAAATTACAAAGAGCATAGGTCATTGGATGTTCTCAATTTGCTAAACTTTTCAACCAGTTTCCAAGACTGCAAACCTTGTTGCCCTAGTG GAAGGAAAGATTCAAAAGTCAATACTTCAACAGTCAAGAATCATATAGATCCACCAATAATTCTAGCCAGCACAGTCTGCCCGTTCAGTTCTTTAGAAATTACGGAAGCAA GTTCTCAATCAGGCAGCCAAGTGGAGACTCTATCCACAAAGAA GGTTCTACTCAGTTCTCCAGATGATCTCAGCAATGCTCTCTATGATCCTGATAATAAATCGGACTTTGGGAGGAAAGCAACTCAACAAc AATTATCGTTCTTTGATTTGCTTGGTGATGATGATTCAGATAGAAATTTAGAAGGAACTCTAGCTCCTGAAGCTCATGTTGCATTTTCAGTTGATG GTTTGGGTAAAGTGGGCACAGAAACACCACCACACTCACCACGACAACTTGACAG ATATATTACCTATGGTTTCTCCTCACCGTTGGAGACTGTAGAGCATAACTCATCAAGGAACCTTAGTTCTGTATTGAATGATTTAGAACTTGAGGTG GATGCAATAATGCAAGATATTGGAATTCCTCCTTTTGAAAGTTCCTTAGAATTTTCAACGATGATTGAGGATTCATGTGGCCAGCTAAAGAAGAATTCATCTGAGGTCAGAGACTGCAGGAAACTTCGCGGACGGGATAGTAAATTAAGAAGCCGATTCTCTATTGAACAAGAATTTTGTAATACCAGAATTGATAATGAAGACTTATGGGATG ATTTCTTGAAATATGGAGATGAGGAAATGCCAAATTATGCATTTGGGGATCCGTATAAGCTGGAGAAAAG GGACTGTAAGAAAGCAACTAAAAGATTCAATTTTTTAg ATTCTCCTGCTCAAAACCACCATACATCAGAGAATGATTATGATTTAATGACTTCGAAAGAAGCAAG GCATCATTTGGTGGGCACTGATTTTGACTCTGGAAATGCAACTGCACATTCTGACTGGTCTTGCTTTGTTTTGGAAGATGCAAAGGAAAATTTGAGTTTGTTGAG TGAGGAGTCATGCTCATCTACAGCAg TGAGGGATGAGGTGACTGATATTTCACAAGTGAACTACATAGCAAGAGACACCAATAGACATCAAAATGCTTTTGATGGTGCTCACTTTAAGCATGGTGCTAAAAAGGTACTTGCCAAAGAAAAGTGTTTGAAAAATAAGAATAACCTTAAAAAAGGAAACAATCCTTGTTGGTCAGGAAAACGTGTGCAGAGGCCAACTTTGTTAGAGCCCCGATTAGCCCATAATTTAAATCATCTTTCCCAAGAGAAAATAGGACAACGTGGAAGTTGGTTGTTTGAAGAAGGATATAGGTCAACTGACATGAATTTGGATCACAGTTCTGTATGTCAAACCTCCAAAACACAACGTCCTTCCTCAGGGTCCAAGCCTTTGAATGAAGGTACCTTTGGCATGTTCCTTGTCCCTGAGCCACACATCGAAGTCAAATTCTCTTTCAATAGATCCAAACATGGTAGTCCTTTTAAATGTTCACCTCATGGCAGTTGTATCTCTGAAAAGTGTGCTTTTTGTCAATCATCTTGTCACAAACGCTATAATGTTTCTTCTACATTATCAAATTGTGAGTTGGGAGCAATCGCGCCAGATATTTTTCCAGAGTCTTCAGATTTTGAATTGGAAAGCCGCCCTCCACATTCATCGCAAGATGCTGTTTCTGAAGGAGAGAAATTGATTTTGGAATTATCATCAGTGAGAAGTATTAGCAAATGTGAAGAAAATAACTCAGAATCTCAGCAAGCCAATGACAATAATATCATGCCTCAATCTGGCCTTGAGTGCAAGGAGTTAAAGGATGCAACTTTAGAGACATTGTCTTCTGCAAAGATCTCTGCCAAGCCTGACAGCAGTATAGGTGGTAGAGTATGTCTAATGAACTCTGGACTGTAA
- the LOC110609628 gene encoding uncharacterized protein LOC110609628 isoform X2: MLVIVSLLGASRMLQWMGGSRKKVTTSRKSIQKRQKQYFEQRRRQLQQQTAGLEMSEGGGYKCSENYKEHRSLDVLNLLNFSTSFQDCKPCCPSGRKDSKVNTSTVKNHIDPPIILASTVCPFSSLEITEASSQSGSQVETLSTKKVLLSSPDDLSNALYDPDNKSDFGRKATQQQLSFFDLLGDDDSDRNLEGTLAPEAHVAFSVDGLGKVGTETPPHSPRQLDRYITYGFSSPLETVEHNSSRNLSSVLNDLELEDAIMQDIGIPPFESSLEFSTMIEDSCGQLKKNSSEVRDCRKLRGRDSKLRSRFSIEQEFCNTRIDNEDLWDDFLKYGDEEMPNYAFGDPYKLEKRDCKKATKRFNFLDSPAQNHHTSENDYDLMTSKEARHHLVGTDFDSGNATAHSDWSCFVLEDAKENLSLLSEESCSSTAVRDEVTDISQVNYIARDTNRHQNAFDGAHFKHGAKKVLAKEKCLKNKNNLKKGNNPCWSGKRVQRPTLLEPRLAHNLNHLSQEKIGQRGSWLFEEGYRSTDMNLDHSSVCQTSKTQRPSSGSKPLNEGTFGMFLVPEPHIEVKFSFNRSKHGSPFKCSPHGSCISEKCAFCQSSCHKRYNVSSTLSNCELGAIAPDIFPESSDFELESRPPHSSQDAVSEGEKLILELSSVRSISKCEENNSESQQANDNNIMPQSGLECKELKDATLETLSSAKISAKPDSSIGGRVCLMNSGL, translated from the exons ATGCTCGTAA TAGTTTCTCTATTAGGAGCTTCCAGAATGTTGCAATGGATGGGAGGATCAAGGAAGAAAGTGACAACT TCAAGGAAGTCCATACAGAAGAG GCAAAAGCAATACTTTGAACAACGGAGGCGGCAACTGCAGCAACAAACAGCTGGGTTGGAGATGTCTGAAGGGGGAGGATATAAATGTTCAGAAAATTACAAAGAGCATAGGTCATTGGATGTTCTCAATTTGCTAAACTTTTCAACCAGTTTCCAAGACTGCAAACCTTGTTGCCCTAGTG GAAGGAAAGATTCAAAAGTCAATACTTCAACAGTCAAGAATCATATAGATCCACCAATAATTCTAGCCAGCACAGTCTGCCCGTTCAGTTCTTTAGAAATTACGGAAGCAA GTTCTCAATCAGGCAGCCAAGTGGAGACTCTATCCACAAAGAA GGTTCTACTCAGTTCTCCAGATGATCTCAGCAATGCTCTCTATGATCCTGATAATAAATCGGACTTTGGGAGGAAAGCAACTCAACAAc AATTATCGTTCTTTGATTTGCTTGGTGATGATGATTCAGATAGAAATTTAGAAGGAACTCTAGCTCCTGAAGCTCATGTTGCATTTTCAGTTGATG GTTTGGGTAAAGTGGGCACAGAAACACCACCACACTCACCACGACAACTTGACAG ATATATTACCTATGGTTTCTCCTCACCGTTGGAGACTGTAGAGCATAACTCATCAAGGAACCTTAGTTCTGTATTGAATGATTTAGAACTTGAG GATGCAATAATGCAAGATATTGGAATTCCTCCTTTTGAAAGTTCCTTAGAATTTTCAACGATGATTGAGGATTCATGTGGCCAGCTAAAGAAGAATTCATCTGAGGTCAGAGACTGCAGGAAACTTCGCGGACGGGATAGTAAATTAAGAAGCCGATTCTCTATTGAACAAGAATTTTGTAATACCAGAATTGATAATGAAGACTTATGGGATG ATTTCTTGAAATATGGAGATGAGGAAATGCCAAATTATGCATTTGGGGATCCGTATAAGCTGGAGAAAAG GGACTGTAAGAAAGCAACTAAAAGATTCAATTTTTTAg ATTCTCCTGCTCAAAACCACCATACATCAGAGAATGATTATGATTTAATGACTTCGAAAGAAGCAAG GCATCATTTGGTGGGCACTGATTTTGACTCTGGAAATGCAACTGCACATTCTGACTGGTCTTGCTTTGTTTTGGAAGATGCAAAGGAAAATTTGAGTTTGTTGAG TGAGGAGTCATGCTCATCTACAGCAg TGAGGGATGAGGTGACTGATATTTCACAAGTGAACTACATAGCAAGAGACACCAATAGACATCAAAATGCTTTTGATGGTGCTCACTTTAAGCATGGTGCTAAAAAGGTACTTGCCAAAGAAAAGTGTTTGAAAAATAAGAATAACCTTAAAAAAGGAAACAATCCTTGTTGGTCAGGAAAACGTGTGCAGAGGCCAACTTTGTTAGAGCCCCGATTAGCCCATAATTTAAATCATCTTTCCCAAGAGAAAATAGGACAACGTGGAAGTTGGTTGTTTGAAGAAGGATATAGGTCAACTGACATGAATTTGGATCACAGTTCTGTATGTCAAACCTCCAAAACACAACGTCCTTCCTCAGGGTCCAAGCCTTTGAATGAAGGTACCTTTGGCATGTTCCTTGTCCCTGAGCCACACATCGAAGTCAAATTCTCTTTCAATAGATCCAAACATGGTAGTCCTTTTAAATGTTCACCTCATGGCAGTTGTATCTCTGAAAAGTGTGCTTTTTGTCAATCATCTTGTCACAAACGCTATAATGTTTCTTCTACATTATCAAATTGTGAGTTGGGAGCAATCGCGCCAGATATTTTTCCAGAGTCTTCAGATTTTGAATTGGAAAGCCGCCCTCCACATTCATCGCAAGATGCTGTTTCTGAAGGAGAGAAATTGATTTTGGAATTATCATCAGTGAGAAGTATTAGCAAATGTGAAGAAAATAACTCAGAATCTCAGCAAGCCAATGACAATAATATCATGCCTCAATCTGGCCTTGAGTGCAAGGAGTTAAAGGATGCAACTTTAGAGACATTGTCTTCTGCAAAGATCTCTGCCAAGCCTGACAGCAGTATAGGTGGTAGAGTATGTCTAATGAACTCTGGACTGTAA
- the LOC110609628 gene encoding uncharacterized protein LOC110609628 isoform X4 has protein sequence MLVIVSLLGASRMLQWMGGSRKKVTTSRKSIQKRQKQYFEQRRRQLQQQTAGLEMSEGGGYKCSENYKEHRSLDVLNLLNFSTSFQDCKPCCPSGRKDSKVNTSTVKNHIDPPIILASTVCPFSSLEITEASSQSGSQVETLSTKKVLLSSPDDLSNALYDPDNKSDFGRKATQQQLSFFDLLGDDDSDRNLEGTLAPEAHVAFSVDGLGKVGTETPPHSPRQLDRYITYGFSSPLETVEHNSSRNLSSVLNDLELEVDAIMQDIGIPPFESSLEFSTMIEDSCGQLKKNSSEVRDCRKLRGRDSKLRSRFSIEQEFCNTRIDNEDLWDDFLKYGDEEMPNYAFGDPYKLEKRDCKKATKRFNFLDSPAQNHHTSENDYDLMTSKEARHHLVGTDFDSGNATAHSDWSCFVLEDAKENLSLLSEESCSSTAVRDEVTDISQVNYIARDTNRHQNAFDGAHFKHGAKKVLAKEKCLKNKNNLKKGNNPCWSGKRVQRPTLLEPRLAHNLNHLSQEKIGQRGSWLFEEGYRSTDMNLDHSSVCQTSKTQRPSSGSKPLNEGTFGMFLVPEPHIEVKFSFNRSKHGSPFKCSPHGSCISEKCAFCQSSCHKRYNVSSTLSNCELGAIAPDIFPESSDFELESRPPHSSQDAVSEGEKLILELSSVRSISKCEENNSESQQANDNNIMPQSGLECKELKDATLETLSSAKISAKPDSSIGGRNRN, from the exons ATGCTCGTAA TAGTTTCTCTATTAGGAGCTTCCAGAATGTTGCAATGGATGGGAGGATCAAGGAAGAAAGTGACAACT TCAAGGAAGTCCATACAGAAGAG GCAAAAGCAATACTTTGAACAACGGAGGCGGCAACTGCAGCAACAAACAGCTGGGTTGGAGATGTCTGAAGGGGGAGGATATAAATGTTCAGAAAATTACAAAGAGCATAGGTCATTGGATGTTCTCAATTTGCTAAACTTTTCAACCAGTTTCCAAGACTGCAAACCTTGTTGCCCTAGTG GAAGGAAAGATTCAAAAGTCAATACTTCAACAGTCAAGAATCATATAGATCCACCAATAATTCTAGCCAGCACAGTCTGCCCGTTCAGTTCTTTAGAAATTACGGAAGCAA GTTCTCAATCAGGCAGCCAAGTGGAGACTCTATCCACAAAGAA GGTTCTACTCAGTTCTCCAGATGATCTCAGCAATGCTCTCTATGATCCTGATAATAAATCGGACTTTGGGAGGAAAGCAACTCAACAAc AATTATCGTTCTTTGATTTGCTTGGTGATGATGATTCAGATAGAAATTTAGAAGGAACTCTAGCTCCTGAAGCTCATGTTGCATTTTCAGTTGATG GTTTGGGTAAAGTGGGCACAGAAACACCACCACACTCACCACGACAACTTGACAG ATATATTACCTATGGTTTCTCCTCACCGTTGGAGACTGTAGAGCATAACTCATCAAGGAACCTTAGTTCTGTATTGAATGATTTAGAACTTGAGGTG GATGCAATAATGCAAGATATTGGAATTCCTCCTTTTGAAAGTTCCTTAGAATTTTCAACGATGATTGAGGATTCATGTGGCCAGCTAAAGAAGAATTCATCTGAGGTCAGAGACTGCAGGAAACTTCGCGGACGGGATAGTAAATTAAGAAGCCGATTCTCTATTGAACAAGAATTTTGTAATACCAGAATTGATAATGAAGACTTATGGGATG ATTTCTTGAAATATGGAGATGAGGAAATGCCAAATTATGCATTTGGGGATCCGTATAAGCTGGAGAAAAG GGACTGTAAGAAAGCAACTAAAAGATTCAATTTTTTAg ATTCTCCTGCTCAAAACCACCATACATCAGAGAATGATTATGATTTAATGACTTCGAAAGAAGCAAG GCATCATTTGGTGGGCACTGATTTTGACTCTGGAAATGCAACTGCACATTCTGACTGGTCTTGCTTTGTTTTGGAAGATGCAAAGGAAAATTTGAGTTTGTTGAG TGAGGAGTCATGCTCATCTACAGCAg TGAGGGATGAGGTGACTGATATTTCACAAGTGAACTACATAGCAAGAGACACCAATAGACATCAAAATGCTTTTGATGGTGCTCACTTTAAGCATGGTGCTAAAAAGGTACTTGCCAAAGAAAAGTGTTTGAAAAATAAGAATAACCTTAAAAAAGGAAACAATCCTTGTTGGTCAGGAAAACGTGTGCAGAGGCCAACTTTGTTAGAGCCCCGATTAGCCCATAATTTAAATCATCTTTCCCAAGAGAAAATAGGACAACGTGGAAGTTGGTTGTTTGAAGAAGGATATAGGTCAACTGACATGAATTTGGATCACAGTTCTGTATGTCAAACCTCCAAAACACAACGTCCTTCCTCAGGGTCCAAGCCTTTGAATGAAGGTACCTTTGGCATGTTCCTTGTCCCTGAGCCACACATCGAAGTCAAATTCTCTTTCAATAGATCCAAACATGGTAGTCCTTTTAAATGTTCACCTCATGGCAGTTGTATCTCTGAAAAGTGTGCTTTTTGTCAATCATCTTGTCACAAACGCTATAATGTTTCTTCTACATTATCAAATTGTGAGTTGGGAGCAATCGCGCCAGATATTTTTCCAGAGTCTTCAGATTTTGAATTGGAAAGCCGCCCTCCACATTCATCGCAAGATGCTGTTTCTGAAGGAGAGAAATTGATTTTGGAATTATCATCAGTGAGAAGTATTAGCAAATGTGAAGAAAATAACTCAGAATCTCAGCAAGCCAATGACAATAATATCATGCCTCAATCTGGCCTTGAGTGCAAGGAGTTAAAGGATGCAACTTTAGAGACATTGTCTTCTGCAAAGATCTCTGCCAAGCCTGACAGCAGTATAGGTGGTAGA AATAGAAATTGA